The DNA window ACACTGCTCTAGAAACAAGACATTTTTTCTAGgaataaaaaacaacaatgACTTCCCACAACTAAGAATTATAAAAGGTGGGGTTTTAAAACAGGAGATAATTTAGCCATTGCAAGCTACTCCCcgtgttttataatgtaaaatgtttgacttttttattgcaatatttgactatttgtcttatttaaaaaattatgaaaataatcatttattttgcttgtgacttactttattatcaaaagaactttaagcacgacttgttattttttatatatgtactaaatttttaaataagacgaataataaacgttgtaaccaaaaaagtcaaacatgtgACGAAACAGAGGTAGCACTAAGCTAGTCAGATGGTAGTAGATAACAAAGCTGAATATAATCTTTCAGGGTTAATGTAGGAGGCAACACTAGAGCTTTGACGTATATTTTCTACACATAAACAGACTGCATTTGCAATAACAATGTGTTTTGCTGAACCCCTGAAAGAGTCCAGAAGAAagcatttttaaataacaGATAATGAATATTGAGCTTAGACTACTTTGAGTTCACCGTACGTGCCCCATCAGCAACACCATCGAGCAGACGAGGATGTCGAAGGCGAGGCCGCCGCATCAGCTGGTGGCGCGGCCATGGCCTCCTTCCCAAACCTGCCGCCTGCCGGCCCAtccgcgtcgccaccgtcgcAGCTGTCTCCTCCTCACCGTCTATGGTGGCCGTcaagctcgccggcgcctcctGCAGTGGTCGACGACGTCCATATCTTGAGGAGCTCATCGGTGACAGGATCCGCTTGCTTTAGTTGCTTAATGCCATCCTCCGATTTCCCAGCTCCCGCCATTCTGCGAGGTCACCGTGCCCCATCAGCAACACCATCGAGCAGACGAGGAGGAAGGATAAGCTTCCGGGGGGGTGGAGCTGGTGAGGCGGCAGCGCGTGCACTACCAGTACGATGGGGACgggggcgcggaggaggcggaggattGCGGCATCCTTGAAGTCGATCCATGCGATGGTGAAAGAGCTGGAGGAGTGTGCGGTGGAGTCCGCCGGCGACCATGGCCGCGCGTCGGCGCGAGCATAGATGCTGGCGTGGCAAAGGGTCTTGgtcggccgcggcgacgaTGTCGATCGGTGCATGCGGCTACTCCACTGCCGGTGAGTTCCCCATATTGTTCAACCTTTGCAGACCTGGATGGATCCGTGTGAGCCACTATCCGATTCCGAGCGCAGCTGGGAGTTCTCCGGCAACAAGTCTGATTCAGAGTCGgatttgtccttttttttttcaggaaaaacGAGTTCCCGCGATGTCCGTGTCGGTTTCCGGCGCTGCACTTCAGTTCTATAAAGGTATGCCTTGCGCCTGCTCCGCTCCATCAAAGTTTGCAGCTTTGCAAAAAGTTCACCGTCCAATGGCGTCCTGCAGTATAAGTTTAGGAGATCTAGCAAAATGCCTACAGAAATTGTGGCACCTACTCTTCGATGTTTTGTCCAAGATCCAAGCGCTTGCTCCCAGTTTTCACGAGGGTGATCAACCATCAATGGCAGAGACCGTGACGGCAAATCCTTTACCAGAGCTGCCTCAGGACATGTTAGTGGAGATATTTTCCCTCCTGGAGATCCCTGACCTCGTGCGCGCAGGATCAGTCTGCAACTCCTGGCGCTCCGCCTACAATGAGACGCGCAGCCTTGGGATCTACAAGCTGTCCCAGACGCCGTGCCTTCTCTACACCTCCGAATCCGCCGGGGACAGCGCCGTGTGCCTCTACAGCCTCGTCGAGAAGAGGCAGTACATGTTCACTCTCCCAGACCCCCCTGTTCGCAGCAGGTTCCTGATCGGGTCCTCCCTTGGCTGGTTGGTCACAGTGGATGCCTCGTCTGAGATGCACCTAGTCAATCCGATCACGGGGCAGCAAATCGCCCTGCCTTCTGTCGCCACGATCGAGCATATCGAGCCCATCTTCAATGAGTCCGGTGCCATCCACAAGTATGAGCTCTCATGGTATAGCGGATCAAGGGTTATTCGTACCGAGCCATCAGTTTTCACCCTTGGCGAGCTACGGGACTATATGTACTACAAGGCCTTCGTGTTTTTTGATACATCCGCAAAAAGTTACCTCGTGGTGCTGATCCACTGCCCATTGTCCCAGCTTTCGTTCGCGAGGGTTGGGGACGATGAGTGGACCTGGATTCCACCACGCACTTTCTACGATGACTGCATCTACGTGGATGGCCATTTGTATGCATCCACAGAGGGGGAGGTACACGTGTTCGATCTCAGTGGCCCCGTGGTCACCATGAAGACGATCATTGGAAAGGTACCACTCGATTCTGTTTATAACAAGATGTACATTGTACAAGCCCCATGGGGTGGTCTTCTGAACGTCTGGAGGACATACGAGGACAATGACGATCTGGATGACCCGGATGCGCGGAATACTGGGGAAATTAAGATATTTAGTATTGATGCCACGGAGAAAAAGCGCGTGGAGATAAAAAACCTGGATGGCCACGCGTTATTTCTAGGCCTTAACCAATCACTCTGTCTCAGCACCAAGGAATACCGAAGTCTTAAGGAgaattatacatattttgcTGATGACAATGATCTCTGGCTATTTGGATTTAGGGAGAACCGTCGTGATATTGGATTGTTTGATTTGAAAACTAATAGCAGAGAGGAACTTGTGGCTCCTCAGCTTTGGTCCAACTTTCCGGCCCCCGTATGGATTACACCTAGTTTTGCAAAGATTCTTCCTGTGTAAGAAGtagctttttaaattttctttgtttaacCAATTTATGTGTAAATTTACGAGCGGAAAACTGAAGGGTGAATGAGAAAGTTAAGTTGctgcatttttgttatttgtaCCAGTTTTTTTAACTGTTTTGATTCAGTCGCAATTCTCATGTCGAATTTTCTTCTAATGACAACTTCGTAGTAAAGTTGTAGGAAATAATCTTTCTTGCAAATATCAATAGAGTAATTGAGATTCAATGGTTGTGTAATCAATGCCTTAGCTGTTTGAACCCATCCCTTAGGTTTGATTTTAGTCTGAATGTCAACtagttttgttttagtttagtCCCACCTcgtttacctttttttttcataaaggAAGCTTTTATTGGCCTGGTCAGCTCAGACAGTTCTGCATCAACATTGCAACGAATAGAAGGGCGTTTTGAGGACTGAGATTCTTTCGTTAACTTTCTGGTGTTTATACAAAATACAGGCTAATTGTAGATTTTGTAGTGTCAAAATGTCCAATTGAAGCCCAGTAGCCTACCGAtgctgaaaaatgaaaatgaccaACAAAGctgaagagggaaaaaaaaaagagaagtatTACTCCCACATTTCATAGCATAAGTCACTTTGGTTTTACtctaaatcaaacatctttgtaagtttaattaaaattatagaaaaacacaacaatatttttaacccaaaaataaatataatatagaaatatatccaatgatgaatttaatgaaactaactCGATGCTGAAGATGTTAGTACAAtcttatataagttttggtcAACTTGAAGAGTTTTGatttaaaacaagtttaaaAAGGActtaatatgaaacagaagaAGAAATCTAAAATGTGACATACTATGAAAGATAGGAAGTAGTCACTACTATAGCACATATGCACCATCAACGAGAAAAGAATCGATCATTCCTTGCGtagaaaatttaatgttgctaaattttctataaacttaatcaaacttaaaaatttgacGTTGATAAGGTTAAAAtagcttataatataaaataaagggagCAGTAATCATAATATTAGCTTTCCTTGTGCACCACCAACCCAGCTTATTTGAAGAGTCTAGGCCC is part of the Oryza brachyantha chromosome 11, ObraRS2, whole genome shotgun sequence genome and encodes:
- the LOC121055806 gene encoding probable F-box protein At4g22165; the protein is MASCSISLGDLAKCLQKLWHLLFDVLSKIQALAPSFHEGDQPSMAETVTANPLPELPQDMLVEIFSLLEIPDLVRAGSVCNSWRSAYNETRSLGIYKLSQTPCLLYTSESAGDSAVCLYSLVEKRQYMFTLPDPPVRSRFLIGSSLGWLVTVDASSEMHLVNPITGQQIALPSVATIEHIEPIFNESGAIHKYELSWYSGSRVIRTEPSVFTLGELRDYMYYKAFVFFDTSAKSYLVVLIHCPLSQLSFARVGDDEWTWIPPRTFYDDCIYVDGHLYASTEGEVHVFDLSGPVVTMKTIIGKVPLDSVYNKMYIVQAPWGGLLNVWRTYEDNDDLDDPDARNTGEIKIFSIDATEKKRVEIKNLDGHALFLGLNQSLCLSTKEYRSLKENYTYFADDNDLWLFGFRENRRDIGLFDLKTNSREELVAPQLWSNFPAPVWITPSFAKILPV